A single window of Coffea eugenioides isolate CCC68of chromosome 7, Ceug_1.0, whole genome shotgun sequence DNA harbors:
- the LOC113778283 gene encoding protein trichome birefringence-like 34 isoform X2, whose product MNEELACEMYGRKNLNYQYWRWQPHHCDLPRFDAIDLLEKLRDKRVVYVGDSLNRNQWMSMVCLIESSIPDRPKTLHYNGSLIAFKALEYNVSIDFYWEPMLLESNCDDPTNHRVSERIIRGQSIEKHARNWNDADVLVFNSYIWWRQLKLKILWGSFENVDADRIYEDVEMLKAYEMALTTWFEWLDNHVNRSKTRVFFVSSSPTHNRAEEWGKPKKHKCFYETEPIYEEGYWSMDSDPNMMRLVEKYINKLSSQGFNAQMLNITQLSEYRKDAHPSMHRKFWDQLTHEQLTTPNYHTDCTHWCLPGVPDVWNEFLYAYLLYPPS is encoded by the exons ATGAATGAAGAATTGGCTTGTGAAATGTACGGGAGAAAGAACCTCAACTATCAGTATTGGAGATGGCAACCACATCATTGTGATCTCCCCAG gTTTGACGCCATTGATTTGTTGGAGAAGCTAAGGGATAAGAGGGTTGTGTATGTTGGAGATTCACTAAATAGGAATCAATGGATGTCAATGGTCTGTTTAATTGAGTCTTCCATCCCTGACAGACCAAAAACACTTCACTACAATGGCTCCCTAATTGCTTTCAAAGCCTTG GAGTACAATGTTTCAATTGACTTCTATTGGGAGCCAATGTTGTTGGAATCAAATTGTGATGATCCAACAAACCACCGTGTGTCTGAGAGGATTATAAGAGGGCAGTCAATTGAAAAGCATGCCAGAAACTGGAATGACGCAGATGTTCTCGTATTTAACTCCTATATTTGGTGGAGACAGCTCAAACTAAAAATCTT ATGGGGATCATTCGAAAATGTTGATGCTGATCGAATTTACGAGGATGTAGAGATGCTAAAGGCGTATGAAATGGCTCTTACAACATGGTTTGAGTGGCTAGATAATCACGTCAATCGTTCTAAGACCAGAGTCTTCTTTGTTAGCTCATCCCCCACTCATAACAG GGCTGAAGAATGGGGAAAACCTAAGAAGCACAAATGCTTTTACGAGACAGAGCCTATCTATGAAGAAGGGTACTGGAGCATGGATTCTGATCCAAACATGATGCGGTTAGTGGAAAAATACATCAACAAGTTGAGCAGCCAAGGTTTCAATGCACAGATGCTGAACATCACACAACTTTCTGAATATAGAAAAGATGCACATCCATCAATGCATAGAAAATTCTGGGATCAACTAACTCACGAGCAATTAACAACACCTAATTACCATACTGATTGTACGCATTGGTGCCTTCCTGGAGTTCCTGATGTCTGGAATGAGTTCTTATATGCATATTTGTTGTATCCACCAAGTTGA
- the LOC113778283 gene encoding protein trichome birefringence-like 34 isoform X1, with translation MKETRKQFIAASSLGMKFNFLHLQIAFVVAMFFLLMAAYVSREISRTSSSSRSSRSTEVYDQKKDMINEITSDTTGQTAFSSCDLFSGRWVFDNKSYPLYKGRQCSLMNEELACEMYGRKNLNYQYWRWQPHHCDLPRFDAIDLLEKLRDKRVVYVGDSLNRNQWMSMVCLIESSIPDRPKTLHYNGSLIAFKALEYNVSIDFYWEPMLLESNCDDPTNHRVSERIIRGQSIEKHARNWNDADVLVFNSYIWWRQLKLKILWGSFENVDADRIYEDVEMLKAYEMALTTWFEWLDNHVNRSKTRVFFVSSSPTHNRAEEWGKPKKHKCFYETEPIYEEGYWSMDSDPNMMRLVEKYINKLSSQGFNAQMLNITQLSEYRKDAHPSMHRKFWDQLTHEQLTTPNYHTDCTHWCLPGVPDVWNEFLYAYLLYPPS, from the exons atgaaagaaaccaGAAAGCAATTTATTGCTGCCAGTAGCTTGGGGATGaaattcaattttcttcacttgcaGATTGCTTTTGTAGTCGCCATGTTCTTTCTACTCATGGCTGCGTACGTTTCCAGGGAAATCAGCAGGACTAGTAGTAGTAGTCGTAGTAGTAGAAGTACTGAAGTATATGATCAGAAGAAGGATATGATAAATGAGATTACTAGTGATACAACTGGTCAAACCGCATTCTCAAGCTGTGATTTGTTTTCAGGTAGATGGGTTTTTGATAACAAATCTTACCCTCTGTACAAAGGCCGACAATGTTCTTTGATGAATGAAGAATTGGCTTGTGAAATGTACGGGAGAAAGAACCTCAACTATCAGTATTGGAGATGGCAACCACATCATTGTGATCTCCCCAG gTTTGACGCCATTGATTTGTTGGAGAAGCTAAGGGATAAGAGGGTTGTGTATGTTGGAGATTCACTAAATAGGAATCAATGGATGTCAATGGTCTGTTTAATTGAGTCTTCCATCCCTGACAGACCAAAAACACTTCACTACAATGGCTCCCTAATTGCTTTCAAAGCCTTG GAGTACAATGTTTCAATTGACTTCTATTGGGAGCCAATGTTGTTGGAATCAAATTGTGATGATCCAACAAACCACCGTGTGTCTGAGAGGATTATAAGAGGGCAGTCAATTGAAAAGCATGCCAGAAACTGGAATGACGCAGATGTTCTCGTATTTAACTCCTATATTTGGTGGAGACAGCTCAAACTAAAAATCTT ATGGGGATCATTCGAAAATGTTGATGCTGATCGAATTTACGAGGATGTAGAGATGCTAAAGGCGTATGAAATGGCTCTTACAACATGGTTTGAGTGGCTAGATAATCACGTCAATCGTTCTAAGACCAGAGTCTTCTTTGTTAGCTCATCCCCCACTCATAACAG GGCTGAAGAATGGGGAAAACCTAAGAAGCACAAATGCTTTTACGAGACAGAGCCTATCTATGAAGAAGGGTACTGGAGCATGGATTCTGATCCAAACATGATGCGGTTAGTGGAAAAATACATCAACAAGTTGAGCAGCCAAGGTTTCAATGCACAGATGCTGAACATCACACAACTTTCTGAATATAGAAAAGATGCACATCCATCAATGCATAGAAAATTCTGGGATCAACTAACTCACGAGCAATTAACAACACCTAATTACCATACTGATTGTACGCATTGGTGCCTTCCTGGAGTTCCTGATGTCTGGAATGAGTTCTTATATGCATATTTGTTGTATCCACCAAGTTGA